From Anaerohalosphaera lusitana, one genomic window encodes:
- a CDS encoding tyrosine-type recombinase/integrase has protein sequence MAKKSKRSSKKVPGTIYKNGSRYWWKVRLPGSSKTKSVPLVPQGAKQATPYKDVAIECAKLMWSKAVFDSQQKVEQVDTIAELVKAYLEFAQTYYIHDNGREIQAIKYATKQLVDNFADLPIEEFGPRRLKDVREFMIEENLSRRVINSRVGIIRRMFKWAVSEQIASPMAYHALGAVDGLRRGYTNAREVEPVRAIDEEYVYKVLPYASDTIAAMIELQLLTGMRPCELTIMRPCDITKKDDVWHYRPQKHKNSFRGLERIISIGPRGQEILRPFLLKKRTDYCFSPQETENKRRRELTLTRKTPLSCGNRPGTNRKAKPQRAPRDHYDTRSYGQAVKRAINTARREIKRQGGNPDEELPKWTPYQLRHTAATKIRKVFNYETAGALLGHSNLSATQIYAERNQGLADMAAQQFG, from the coding sequence ATGGCAAAAAAGAGCAAGCGTTCCAGCAAAAAAGTGCCCGGGACCATCTACAAGAATGGCAGTCGATACTGGTGGAAAGTTCGCCTTCCGGGCAGCTCAAAAACCAAGTCTGTCCCGCTTGTGCCTCAAGGTGCCAAGCAGGCAACTCCCTACAAGGACGTAGCGATCGAATGTGCCAAGCTGATGTGGTCAAAGGCTGTGTTTGATTCACAGCAGAAGGTCGAACAGGTAGACACCATTGCAGAACTGGTTAAGGCATATTTGGAGTTTGCCCAGACTTACTACATCCATGACAATGGCAGAGAGATTCAGGCGATAAAATACGCCACTAAGCAACTGGTTGATAATTTCGCCGATCTTCCAATTGAAGAGTTCGGTCCCAGAAGGCTAAAAGATGTCCGCGAGTTCATGATCGAGGAAAATCTGTCCAGAAGGGTGATCAATTCGAGGGTTGGCATAATTAGACGTATGTTCAAGTGGGCGGTTTCCGAGCAGATCGCCTCGCCAATGGCATATCACGCGCTTGGGGCGGTTGATGGCCTTAGAAGGGGTTATACCAATGCAAGGGAAGTAGAACCGGTCAGGGCGATAGATGAGGAATACGTGTACAAGGTTCTGCCGTATGCCAGTGATACAATTGCCGCAATGATCGAACTGCAGTTGTTGACCGGCATGCGTCCTTGTGAATTGACGATTATGAGGCCGTGCGATATTACCAAAAAGGATGATGTCTGGCACTACAGACCCCAGAAGCACAAGAACAGCTTTCGAGGGCTGGAGCGAATTATATCAATCGGCCCCAGAGGCCAAGAAATCCTGCGTCCGTTCTTGTTGAAGAAGCGGACCGACTACTGTTTTTCACCACAGGAGACGGAAAACAAACGCAGAAGGGAGTTGACCCTGACTCGCAAAACGCCTCTGTCATGCGGCAACAGACCAGGCACAAATCGGAAGGCAAAGCCGCAAAGGGCACCGAGAGATCATTACGATACCCGCAGCTATGGTCAGGCAGTCAAAAGGGCGATTAATACTGCCAGGAGGGAAATAAAACGGCAGGGCGGCAACCCTGACGAAGAGTTGCCCAAGTGGACCCCTTATCAGCTCAGGCATACAGCCGCTACGAAGATTCGGAAGGTGTTCAACTATGAGACTGCAGGAGCTTTGTTGGGGCACTCTAATCTCAGTGCAACACAGATCTATGCCGAGCGGAACCAGGGGCTGGCCGATATGGCTGCGCAGCAGTTTGGCTAA